One genomic window of Pelmatolapia mariae isolate MD_Pm_ZW linkage group LG5, Pm_UMD_F_2, whole genome shotgun sequence includes the following:
- the pth4 gene encoding parathyroid hormone 4 has translation MQTSHRPVQWLAVMLLVIVTTGQGQQSDSRRAVTEHQLMHDRGRTIQSLKRLFWLSSAIEGLHTAQTRSAAFSPTKVLNLALNPELIPDDGNPQNARVRSLLRDFFNPYLPNGDD, from the exons ATGCAGACGTCTCACAGGCCTGTGCAGTGGCTTGCTGTCATGCTTCTTGTCATTGTTACAACCGGCCAGGGCCAACAAAGCGACAG TCGCCGAGCTGTGACCGAACACCAGCTGATGCACGACCGCGGCCGAACCATCCAGAGTCTCAAGAGACTCTTCTGGCTGTCCAGCGCAATCGAGGGTCTCCACACAGCACAGACCCGCTCTGCTGCTTTCAGCCCCACAAAGGTCTTAAACCTGGCTCTGAATCCAGAGCTGATCCCTGATGATGGAAACCCCCAGAATGCCCGAGTCAGGAGCCTCCTGAGAGACTTCTTTAATCCGTACCTGCCAAACGGAGACGACTAA